One window of the Nocardia huaxiensis genome contains the following:
- a CDS encoding Rv1355c family protein — protein sequence MATQITGNSEWQPVQFDSTCEDDRAAVDALRAAIPTIRVHDTIAEQLRELMAARDPAIARAPVECEARIRAHLAGNPPEEYGNWIWYPWAGDLVHMLPENEFREVRTDRNRYLITGAEQHRLAGMRIGVVGLSVGKAAALTFAQEGIGGSFKLADYDRLGLSNLNRLYARIADLGVEKSVIAARHLVEMDPYLRIELCRTGIHSDEVDEFLLGGGRLDLVIEECDDLHVKVLLRERARQHGIPVLMQTSDRGLLDIERFDLDPDRPILHGLLGDTRAADLQCLSAPDKIPYVLAILNDPSPRAAASLPEVGHTIGSWPQLASGVTLGGAVLADTARRILLGERVGSGRYYVDAAHLVADQHRMYREPCSSAVAFNTGEHPDDILVLPPEPAGDGRVTESAIRWMAALGTLAPSAHNAQPWRLVWRRDAETLECHHDPARELPSLDYDHTATWVAFGALLENIELAATHLGLRAEPSCWPLPADQDHVCTIGFRTGAAAPSESKALRRWNLYPYITTRATNRRRGSHRRLDEDVASVLSTVCAEAGGRLQLLHAPAELAEIGALIGAGDRLCLLNRDMHADLIHGYRWTPAEARAHPYGIDLATAELTPGEYAALQVLSRWPVAEHLAEIGGGRALEDLSREAITGAAAVGLLTVPGTARESYLHGGRVMQRLWLTATAEGIALHPMTALPYLFARLERGAGVGLSEPERDRLGELRARYSALFDTDDDVAEVLLFRLAYADQPSARSVRLPLDQVLTFT from the coding sequence ATGGCCACGCAGATCACCGGAAATTCTGAATGGCAACCGGTTCAATTCGATTCCACATGCGAGGACGATCGTGCGGCGGTGGACGCCCTGCGCGCCGCGATTCCGACAATTCGCGTACACGACACAATAGCCGAACAATTGCGCGAACTCATGGCCGCGCGCGACCCCGCGATCGCCCGCGCGCCGGTGGAATGCGAGGCCCGCATCCGCGCCCACCTCGCCGGGAATCCGCCGGAGGAGTACGGCAACTGGATCTGGTATCCATGGGCCGGCGACCTCGTTCATATGTTGCCGGAGAACGAATTTCGCGAAGTTCGCACCGACCGCAATCGATACCTGATCACCGGGGCCGAGCAGCACCGGCTGGCGGGCATGCGCATCGGCGTGGTCGGGCTGTCGGTGGGCAAGGCGGCAGCGCTGACCTTCGCACAGGAAGGCATCGGCGGATCGTTCAAGCTCGCCGATTACGACCGGCTCGGCCTGTCCAATCTCAATCGGCTCTACGCCCGGATCGCCGACCTCGGGGTGGAGAAGTCCGTCATCGCGGCGCGGCACCTGGTCGAGATGGACCCGTATCTACGGATCGAACTGTGCCGCACCGGTATTCACTCCGATGAGGTCGACGAGTTCCTGCTCGGCGGCGGACGGCTGGACCTCGTGATCGAGGAGTGCGACGACCTGCACGTGAAGGTCCTGCTGCGGGAACGCGCTCGGCAGCACGGGATTCCGGTGCTCATGCAGACCAGCGACCGGGGCCTGCTCGATATCGAGCGCTTCGACCTCGACCCGGACCGGCCGATCCTGCACGGGCTGCTCGGCGACACCCGCGCCGCCGACCTGCAATGCCTCTCCGCGCCGGACAAGATCCCCTATGTCCTGGCCATTCTGAACGATCCGAGCCCCCGCGCGGCGGCATCGCTGCCCGAGGTCGGCCACACCATCGGCAGCTGGCCGCAGCTCGCCTCAGGGGTGACGCTCGGTGGCGCGGTGCTGGCGGACACCGCGCGGCGGATCCTGCTCGGCGAGCGGGTCGGATCCGGCCGGTACTACGTCGACGCCGCGCACCTCGTCGCCGATCAGCACCGCATGTATCGCGAACCCTGTTCTTCGGCAGTGGCTTTCAACACCGGCGAGCATCCCGACGATATTCTCGTGCTCCCGCCCGAACCCGCCGGAGACGGCCGTGTCACGGAGTCCGCCATCCGCTGGATGGCAGCCCTGGGCACCCTCGCCCCCTCGGCCCACAATGCCCAGCCCTGGCGCCTGGTCTGGCGGCGGGACGCCGAAACCCTGGAATGCCACCATGATCCGGCGCGCGAGCTGCCCAGCCTGGACTACGACCACACCGCGACGTGGGTCGCCTTCGGCGCGCTGCTCGAGAACATCGAGCTGGCGGCAACGCATCTGGGGCTGCGGGCCGAGCCGAGTTGTTGGCCGCTACCGGCCGATCAGGATCACGTCTGCACCATCGGCTTCCGCACCGGAGCGGCTGCACCGTCGGAGTCCAAAGCGCTGCGGCGGTGGAATCTGTACCCCTACATCACCACTCGCGCCACCAACCGCAGGCGCGGCAGCCATCGCCGCCTGGACGAGGATGTGGCGTCGGTGCTGAGCACCGTGTGCGCGGAGGCCGGGGGCCGTCTCCAATTACTGCACGCCCCAGCCGAACTGGCGGAGATCGGCGCGCTCATCGGTGCGGGCGACCGGCTCTGCCTGCTGAACCGGGACATGCACGCCGACCTGATCCACGGCTACCGGTGGACGCCGGCCGAGGCCCGCGCCCACCCGTACGGAATCGACCTGGCCACAGCCGAACTCACGCCCGGCGAGTACGCGGCCCTGCAGGTGCTGAGCCGCTGGCCGGTGGCCGAGCACCTCGCCGAGATCGGGGGCGGCCGGGCCCTGGAGGACCTGTCCCGAGAAGCGATCACCGGCGCGGCCGCGGTCGGCCTGCTCACCGTCCCCGGAACCGCCCGCGAGTCCTACCTGCACGGCGGCCGGGTCATGCAGCGCCTGTGGCTCACCGCCACCGCGGAAGGCATTGCGCTGCATCCGATGACGGCGCTGCCCTACCTGTTCGCCCGGCTGGAGCGCGGGGCGGGCGTGGGCCTGAGCGAGCCGGAGCGCGATCGGCTGGGCGAGCTGCGCGCCCGCTATAGCGCGCTGTTCGACACCGACGACGACGTGGCCGAGGTGCTGCTTTTCCGCCTCGCCTACGCCGATCAGCCGTCGGCGCGATCGGTGCGGCTGCCGCTGGATCAGGTCCTCACCTTCACCTGA